In one window of Electrophorus electricus isolate fEleEle1 chromosome 15, fEleEle1.pri, whole genome shotgun sequence DNA:
- the clrn1 gene encoding clarin-1 isoform X3: MTNGIDGSETFAVFPDLVDVIPVSLHGSVLFFCAVLILFSSLCSAFFMYNAFGSPYETLHGPLGLYMWNMSSSVCSCLILILYVSEVKLHRLSESIANYKEGHFVYKTYTEKFEYSFWLVFLVFLTHCLNILLIRLAGVQFPFWEAKESEANTGAADLMY; encoded by the exons TTTTTCCTGACCTGGTGGATGTGATCCCCGTTAGCCTCCATGGGAGTGTGCTCTTCTTCTGTGCAGTGCtcatcctcttctcttctctatgTTCTGCTTTTTTCATGTACAATGCCTTTGGTAGTCCATATGAAACCCTGCATGGACCTCTGGGCCTATACATGTGGAACATGAGCAGCA GTGTGTGCAGCTGTCTCATCCTAATACTCTACGTGTCTGAGGTCAAACTGCATCGTTTGTCAGAGAGCATCGCTAACTACAAAGAAGGCCACTTTGTCTACAAGACATATACTGAGAAGTTTGAATACTCCTTCTGGCTCGTATTCCTAGTTTTCCTCACGCATTGCCTCAATATCCTACTGATCCGCCTGGCGGGAGTCCAGTTTCCCTTCTGGGAGGCCAAAGAATCTGAGGCAAATACAGGAGCTGCAGATCTCATGTACTGA